In Castor canadensis chromosome 11, mCasCan1.hap1v2, whole genome shotgun sequence, a single genomic region encodes these proteins:
- the Nfe2l1 gene encoding endoplasmic reticulum membrane sensor NFE2L1 isoform X1 — protein sequence MLSLKKYLTEGLLQFTILLSLIGVRVDVDTYLTSQLPPLREIILGPSSAYTQTQFHNLRNTLDGYGIHPKSIDLDNYFTARRLLSQVRALDRFQVPTTEVNAWLVHRDPEGSVSGSQPNSGLALESSSGLQDVTGPDNGVRESETEQGFGEDLEDLGAVAPPVSGDLTKEDIDLIDILWRQDIDLGAGREVFDYSHRQKEQDVDKNLRDGGEQEDTWAGEGAEALARNLLVDGETGESFPAQVPGGEDQTALSLEECLRLLEATCPFGENAEFPAEVASITEAVPSESESPALQNSLLSPLLTGTESPFDLEQQWQDLMSIMEMQAMEVNTSTSEVLYNAPPGDPLSTNYSLAPNTPINQNVSLHQASLGGCSQDFSLFSPEVESLPVAGSSTLLPLVPSNSTSLNSTFGSTNLAGLFFPPQLNGTANDTAGPELPDPLGGLLDEAMLDEISLMDLAIEEGFNPVQASQLEEEFDSDSGLSLDSSHSPSSLSSSEGSSSSSSSSSSSSASSSASSSSSFSEEGAVGYSSDSETLDLEEAEGAVGYQPEYSKFCRMSYQDPSQLSCLPYLEHVGHNHTYNMAPSALDSADLPPPTTLKKGSKEKQADFLDKQMSRDEHRARAMKIPFTNDKIINLPVEEFNELLSKYQLSEAQLSLIRDIRRRGKNKMAAQNCRKRKLDTILNLERDVEDLQRDKARLLREKVEFLRSLRQMKQKVQSLYQEVFGRLRDENGRPYSPSQYALQYAGDGSVLLIPRTMADQQARRQERKPKDRRK from the exons ATGCTTTCTCTGAAGAAATACTTAACGGAAGGACTTCTCCAGTTCACCATTCTGCTGAGTCTGATTGGGGTGCGGGTGGACGTGGATACTTACCTGACCTCACAGCTCCCCCCGCTCCGGGAGATCATCCTGGGGCCCAGCTCTGCCTATACTCAGACACAATTCCACAACCTGAGGAATACCTTGGATGGCTATGGTATCCACCCCAAGAGCATAGACCTGGACAATTACTTCACTGCCCGTCGGCTCCTCAGTCAGGTGAGGGCCCTGGACAGGTTCCAGGTGCCAACCACCGAGGTAAATGCCTGGCTGGTTCACCGGGACCCGGAGGGGTCTGTCTCTGGCAGCCAGCCCAACTCAGGCCTCGCCCTTGAGAGTTCCAGTGGCCTCCAAGATGTGACAGGCCCAGACAACGGGGTGCGAGAAAGTGAAACGGAGCAGGGATTCGGAGAAGATTTGGAGGATTTGGGGGCTGTAGCCCCTCCAGTCAGTGGAGACTTAACCAAAGAG GACATAGATCTGATTGACATCCTTTGGCGGCAGGATATTGATCTGGGGGCTGGACGTGAGGTTTTTGACTATAGTCATCGTCAGAAAGAGCAGGATGTGGATAAGAATCTGCGAGATGGAGGAGAGCAGGAGGACACCTGGGCAGGAGAGGGTGCGGAAGCTCTGGCCCGAAACCTACTAGTGGACGGAGAGACTGGGGAGAGCTTCCCTGCACAG GTGCCTGGTGGGGAGGACCAGACAGCCCTGTCCTTGGAAGAGTGCCTTAGGCTGCTGGAAGCCACCTGCCCCTTTGGGGAGAATGCTGAG TTCCCAGCAGAAGTTGCCAGCATCACAGAAGCAGTGCCTAGTGAAAGTGAGTCTCCAGCTCTTCAAAACAGTCTCTTGTCTCCTCTCTTGACGGGGACAGAGTCGCCATTTGATTTGGAACAGCAGTGGCAAGATCTCATGTCCATCATGGAAATGCAG GCCATGGAAGTGAACACATCAACAAGTGAAGTTCTGTACAATGCCCCTCCTGGAGACCCCCTGAGCACCAACTACAGCCTTGCTCCCAACACTCCCATCAATCAAAATGTCAGCCTGCATCAGGCATCCCTGGGGGGCTGCAGCCAGGACTTTTCACTATTCAGCCCtgaggtagagagcctgcctgtgGCTGGCAGCTCCACTCTGCTTCCGCTGGTCCCCAGCAATTCCACCAGCCTCAACTCCACCTTTGGCTCCACCAACCTGGCAGGGCTTTTTTTCCCACCCCAACTCAATGGCACAGCCAATGACACAGCAGGCCCAGAGCTGCCTGACCCTCTGGGGGGCCTATTAGATGAAGCCATGCTGGATGAGATCAGCCTGATGGACCTGGCTATCGAGGAGGGCTTCAACCCTGTGCAGGCCTCCCAGCTTGAGGAAGAGTTTGACTCTGACTCTGGCCTCTCCCTGGACTCCAGCCATAGCCCTTCTTCCCTGAGCAGCTCTGAAGGcagctcttcttcctcttcctcctcttcctcttcttccgcttcttcctctgcctcttcctcttcctccttttctgagGAAGGTGCTGTTGGCTATAGTTCTGACTCTGAGACCCTGGATTTGGAAGAGGCTGAGGGTGCAGTGGGTTACCAGCCTGAGTACTCCAAGTTCTGTCGCATGAGCTACCAGGATCCGTCTCAGCTCTCCTGCCTGCCCTACTTGGAGCATGTGGGCCACAACCACACATACAACATGGCACCCAGTGCCCTTGACTCTGCTGACCTGCCACCGCCCACAACCCTCAAGAAAGGTAGCAAGGAGAAGCAGGCCGACTTCCTGGACAAGCAGATGAGTCGGGATGAGCATCGAGCCCGTGCCATGAAGATTCCGTTCACCAATGACAAAATCATCAACCTGCCTGTAGAGGAATTCAATGAGCTGCTTTCCAAATACCAGCTGAGTGAGGCCCAGCTGAGCCTTATCCGTGACATTCGGCGCCGGGGCAAGAACAAGATGGCAGCACAGAACTGCCGCAAGCGCAAGCTGGACACCATCCTGAACCTGGAGCGTGATGTAGAGGATCTGCAACGCGATAAGGCCCGACTGCTGCGAGAAAAGGTGGAGTTCCTGCGGTCACTGCGGCAGATGAAACAGAAGGTCCAGAGCCTGTACCAAGAGGTGTTTGGGCGGCTACGGGATGAGAATGGGAGGCCCTACTCGCCCAGTCAGTATGCACTCCAGTATGCTGGGGATGGTAGTGTCCTCCTCATTCCTCGCACCATGGCTGACCAGCAGGCCCGGCGGCAGGAGAGGAAGCCAAAGGACCGGAGGAAGTGA
- the Nfe2l1 gene encoding endoplasmic reticulum membrane sensor NFE2L1 isoform X3 — MLSLKKYLTEGLLQFTILLSLIGVRVDVDTYLTSQLPPLREIILGPSSAYTQTQFHNLRNTLDGYGIHPKSIDLDNYFTARRLLSQVRALDRFQVPTTEVNAWLVHRDPEGSVSGSQPNSGLALESSSGLQDVTGPDNGVRESETEQGFGEDLEDLGAVAPPVSGDLTKEDIDLIDILWRQDIDLGAGREVFDYSHRQKEQDVDKNLRDGGEQEDTWAGEGAEALARNLLVDGETGESFPAQFPAEVASITEAVPSESESPALQNSLLSPLLTGTESPFDLEQQWQDLMSIMEMQAMEVNTSTSEVLYNAPPGDPLSTNYSLAPNTPINQNVSLHQASLGGCSQDFSLFSPEVESLPVAGSSTLLPLVPSNSTSLNSTFGSTNLAGLFFPPQLNGTANDTAGPELPDPLGGLLDEAMLDEISLMDLAIEEGFNPVQASQLEEEFDSDSGLSLDSSHSPSSLSSSEGSSSSSSSSSSSSASSSASSSSSFSEEGAVGYSSDSETLDLEEAEGAVGYQPEYSKFCRMSYQDPSQLSCLPYLEHVGHNHTYNMAPSALDSADLPPPTTLKKGSKEKQADFLDKQMSRDEHRARAMKIPFTNDKIINLPVEEFNELLSKYQLSEAQLSLIRDIRRRGKNKMAAQNCRKRKLDTILNLERDVEDLQRDKARLLREKVEFLRSLRQMKQKVQSLYQEVFGRLRDENGRPYSPSQYALQYAGDGSVLLIPRTMADQQARRQERKPKDRRK, encoded by the exons ATGCTTTCTCTGAAGAAATACTTAACGGAAGGACTTCTCCAGTTCACCATTCTGCTGAGTCTGATTGGGGTGCGGGTGGACGTGGATACTTACCTGACCTCACAGCTCCCCCCGCTCCGGGAGATCATCCTGGGGCCCAGCTCTGCCTATACTCAGACACAATTCCACAACCTGAGGAATACCTTGGATGGCTATGGTATCCACCCCAAGAGCATAGACCTGGACAATTACTTCACTGCCCGTCGGCTCCTCAGTCAGGTGAGGGCCCTGGACAGGTTCCAGGTGCCAACCACCGAGGTAAATGCCTGGCTGGTTCACCGGGACCCGGAGGGGTCTGTCTCTGGCAGCCAGCCCAACTCAGGCCTCGCCCTTGAGAGTTCCAGTGGCCTCCAAGATGTGACAGGCCCAGACAACGGGGTGCGAGAAAGTGAAACGGAGCAGGGATTCGGAGAAGATTTGGAGGATTTGGGGGCTGTAGCCCCTCCAGTCAGTGGAGACTTAACCAAAGAG GACATAGATCTGATTGACATCCTTTGGCGGCAGGATATTGATCTGGGGGCTGGACGTGAGGTTTTTGACTATAGTCATCGTCAGAAAGAGCAGGATGTGGATAAGAATCTGCGAGATGGAGGAGAGCAGGAGGACACCTGGGCAGGAGAGGGTGCGGAAGCTCTGGCCCGAAACCTACTAGTGGACGGAGAGACTGGGGAGAGCTTCCCTGCACAG TTCCCAGCAGAAGTTGCCAGCATCACAGAAGCAGTGCCTAGTGAAAGTGAGTCTCCAGCTCTTCAAAACAGTCTCTTGTCTCCTCTCTTGACGGGGACAGAGTCGCCATTTGATTTGGAACAGCAGTGGCAAGATCTCATGTCCATCATGGAAATGCAG GCCATGGAAGTGAACACATCAACAAGTGAAGTTCTGTACAATGCCCCTCCTGGAGACCCCCTGAGCACCAACTACAGCCTTGCTCCCAACACTCCCATCAATCAAAATGTCAGCCTGCATCAGGCATCCCTGGGGGGCTGCAGCCAGGACTTTTCACTATTCAGCCCtgaggtagagagcctgcctgtgGCTGGCAGCTCCACTCTGCTTCCGCTGGTCCCCAGCAATTCCACCAGCCTCAACTCCACCTTTGGCTCCACCAACCTGGCAGGGCTTTTTTTCCCACCCCAACTCAATGGCACAGCCAATGACACAGCAGGCCCAGAGCTGCCTGACCCTCTGGGGGGCCTATTAGATGAAGCCATGCTGGATGAGATCAGCCTGATGGACCTGGCTATCGAGGAGGGCTTCAACCCTGTGCAGGCCTCCCAGCTTGAGGAAGAGTTTGACTCTGACTCTGGCCTCTCCCTGGACTCCAGCCATAGCCCTTCTTCCCTGAGCAGCTCTGAAGGcagctcttcttcctcttcctcctcttcctcttcttccgcttcttcctctgcctcttcctcttcctccttttctgagGAAGGTGCTGTTGGCTATAGTTCTGACTCTGAGACCCTGGATTTGGAAGAGGCTGAGGGTGCAGTGGGTTACCAGCCTGAGTACTCCAAGTTCTGTCGCATGAGCTACCAGGATCCGTCTCAGCTCTCCTGCCTGCCCTACTTGGAGCATGTGGGCCACAACCACACATACAACATGGCACCCAGTGCCCTTGACTCTGCTGACCTGCCACCGCCCACAACCCTCAAGAAAGGTAGCAAGGAGAAGCAGGCCGACTTCCTGGACAAGCAGATGAGTCGGGATGAGCATCGAGCCCGTGCCATGAAGATTCCGTTCACCAATGACAAAATCATCAACCTGCCTGTAGAGGAATTCAATGAGCTGCTTTCCAAATACCAGCTGAGTGAGGCCCAGCTGAGCCTTATCCGTGACATTCGGCGCCGGGGCAAGAACAAGATGGCAGCACAGAACTGCCGCAAGCGCAAGCTGGACACCATCCTGAACCTGGAGCGTGATGTAGAGGATCTGCAACGCGATAAGGCCCGACTGCTGCGAGAAAAGGTGGAGTTCCTGCGGTCACTGCGGCAGATGAAACAGAAGGTCCAGAGCCTGTACCAAGAGGTGTTTGGGCGGCTACGGGATGAGAATGGGAGGCCCTACTCGCCCAGTCAGTATGCACTCCAGTATGCTGGGGATGGTAGTGTCCTCCTCATTCCTCGCACCATGGCTGACCAGCAGGCCCGGCGGCAGGAGAGGAAGCCAAAGGACCGGAGGAAGTGA
- the Nfe2l1 gene encoding endoplasmic reticulum membrane sensor NFE2L1 isoform X2 has product MLSLKKYLTEGLLQFTILLSLIGVRVDVDTYLTSQLPPLREIILGPSSAYTQTQFHNLRNTLDGYGIHPKSIDLDNYFTARRLLSQVRALDRFQVPTTEVNAWLVHRDPEGSVSGSQPNSGLALESSSGLQDVTGPDNGVRESETEQGFGEDLEDLGAVAPPVSGDLTKEDIDLGAGREVFDYSHRQKEQDVDKNLRDGGEQEDTWAGEGAEALARNLLVDGETGESFPAQVPGGEDQTALSLEECLRLLEATCPFGENAEFPAEVASITEAVPSESESPALQNSLLSPLLTGTESPFDLEQQWQDLMSIMEMQAMEVNTSTSEVLYNAPPGDPLSTNYSLAPNTPINQNVSLHQASLGGCSQDFSLFSPEVESLPVAGSSTLLPLVPSNSTSLNSTFGSTNLAGLFFPPQLNGTANDTAGPELPDPLGGLLDEAMLDEISLMDLAIEEGFNPVQASQLEEEFDSDSGLSLDSSHSPSSLSSSEGSSSSSSSSSSSSASSSASSSSSFSEEGAVGYSSDSETLDLEEAEGAVGYQPEYSKFCRMSYQDPSQLSCLPYLEHVGHNHTYNMAPSALDSADLPPPTTLKKGSKEKQADFLDKQMSRDEHRARAMKIPFTNDKIINLPVEEFNELLSKYQLSEAQLSLIRDIRRRGKNKMAAQNCRKRKLDTILNLERDVEDLQRDKARLLREKVEFLRSLRQMKQKVQSLYQEVFGRLRDENGRPYSPSQYALQYAGDGSVLLIPRTMADQQARRQERKPKDRRK; this is encoded by the exons ATGCTTTCTCTGAAGAAATACTTAACGGAAGGACTTCTCCAGTTCACCATTCTGCTGAGTCTGATTGGGGTGCGGGTGGACGTGGATACTTACCTGACCTCACAGCTCCCCCCGCTCCGGGAGATCATCCTGGGGCCCAGCTCTGCCTATACTCAGACACAATTCCACAACCTGAGGAATACCTTGGATGGCTATGGTATCCACCCCAAGAGCATAGACCTGGACAATTACTTCACTGCCCGTCGGCTCCTCAGTCAGGTGAGGGCCCTGGACAGGTTCCAGGTGCCAACCACCGAGGTAAATGCCTGGCTGGTTCACCGGGACCCGGAGGGGTCTGTCTCTGGCAGCCAGCCCAACTCAGGCCTCGCCCTTGAGAGTTCCAGTGGCCTCCAAGATGTGACAGGCCCAGACAACGGGGTGCGAGAAAGTGAAACGGAGCAGGGATTCGGAGAAGATTTGGAGGATTTGGGGGCTGTAGCCCCTCCAGTCAGTGGAGACTTAACCAAAGAG GATATTGATCTGGGGGCTGGACGTGAGGTTTTTGACTATAGTCATCGTCAGAAAGAGCAGGATGTGGATAAGAATCTGCGAGATGGAGGAGAGCAGGAGGACACCTGGGCAGGAGAGGGTGCGGAAGCTCTGGCCCGAAACCTACTAGTGGACGGAGAGACTGGGGAGAGCTTCCCTGCACAG GTGCCTGGTGGGGAGGACCAGACAGCCCTGTCCTTGGAAGAGTGCCTTAGGCTGCTGGAAGCCACCTGCCCCTTTGGGGAGAATGCTGAG TTCCCAGCAGAAGTTGCCAGCATCACAGAAGCAGTGCCTAGTGAAAGTGAGTCTCCAGCTCTTCAAAACAGTCTCTTGTCTCCTCTCTTGACGGGGACAGAGTCGCCATTTGATTTGGAACAGCAGTGGCAAGATCTCATGTCCATCATGGAAATGCAG GCCATGGAAGTGAACACATCAACAAGTGAAGTTCTGTACAATGCCCCTCCTGGAGACCCCCTGAGCACCAACTACAGCCTTGCTCCCAACACTCCCATCAATCAAAATGTCAGCCTGCATCAGGCATCCCTGGGGGGCTGCAGCCAGGACTTTTCACTATTCAGCCCtgaggtagagagcctgcctgtgGCTGGCAGCTCCACTCTGCTTCCGCTGGTCCCCAGCAATTCCACCAGCCTCAACTCCACCTTTGGCTCCACCAACCTGGCAGGGCTTTTTTTCCCACCCCAACTCAATGGCACAGCCAATGACACAGCAGGCCCAGAGCTGCCTGACCCTCTGGGGGGCCTATTAGATGAAGCCATGCTGGATGAGATCAGCCTGATGGACCTGGCTATCGAGGAGGGCTTCAACCCTGTGCAGGCCTCCCAGCTTGAGGAAGAGTTTGACTCTGACTCTGGCCTCTCCCTGGACTCCAGCCATAGCCCTTCTTCCCTGAGCAGCTCTGAAGGcagctcttcttcctcttcctcctcttcctcttcttccgcttcttcctctgcctcttcctcttcctccttttctgagGAAGGTGCTGTTGGCTATAGTTCTGACTCTGAGACCCTGGATTTGGAAGAGGCTGAGGGTGCAGTGGGTTACCAGCCTGAGTACTCCAAGTTCTGTCGCATGAGCTACCAGGATCCGTCTCAGCTCTCCTGCCTGCCCTACTTGGAGCATGTGGGCCACAACCACACATACAACATGGCACCCAGTGCCCTTGACTCTGCTGACCTGCCACCGCCCACAACCCTCAAGAAAGGTAGCAAGGAGAAGCAGGCCGACTTCCTGGACAAGCAGATGAGTCGGGATGAGCATCGAGCCCGTGCCATGAAGATTCCGTTCACCAATGACAAAATCATCAACCTGCCTGTAGAGGAATTCAATGAGCTGCTTTCCAAATACCAGCTGAGTGAGGCCCAGCTGAGCCTTATCCGTGACATTCGGCGCCGGGGCAAGAACAAGATGGCAGCACAGAACTGCCGCAAGCGCAAGCTGGACACCATCCTGAACCTGGAGCGTGATGTAGAGGATCTGCAACGCGATAAGGCCCGACTGCTGCGAGAAAAGGTGGAGTTCCTGCGGTCACTGCGGCAGATGAAACAGAAGGTCCAGAGCCTGTACCAAGAGGTGTTTGGGCGGCTACGGGATGAGAATGGGAGGCCCTACTCGCCCAGTCAGTATGCACTCCAGTATGCTGGGGATGGTAGTGTCCTCCTCATTCCTCGCACCATGGCTGACCAGCAGGCCCGGCGGCAGGAGAGGAAGCCAAAGGACCGGAGGAAGTGA
- the Nfe2l1 gene encoding endoplasmic reticulum membrane sensor NFE2L1 isoform X4 — protein sequence MLSLKKYLTEGLLQFTILLSLIGVRVDVDTYLTSQLPPLREIILGPSSAYTQTQFHNLRNTLDGYGIHPKSIDLDNYFTARRLLSQVRALDRFQVPTTEVNAWLVHRDPEGSVSGSQPNSGLALESSSGLQDVTGPDNGVRESETEQGFGEDLEDLGAVAPPVSGDLTKEDIDLGAGREVFDYSHRQKEQDVDKNLRDGGEQEDTWAGEGAEALARNLLVDGETGESFPAQFPAEVASITEAVPSESESPALQNSLLSPLLTGTESPFDLEQQWQDLMSIMEMQAMEVNTSTSEVLYNAPPGDPLSTNYSLAPNTPINQNVSLHQASLGGCSQDFSLFSPEVESLPVAGSSTLLPLVPSNSTSLNSTFGSTNLAGLFFPPQLNGTANDTAGPELPDPLGGLLDEAMLDEISLMDLAIEEGFNPVQASQLEEEFDSDSGLSLDSSHSPSSLSSSEGSSSSSSSSSSSSASSSASSSSSFSEEGAVGYSSDSETLDLEEAEGAVGYQPEYSKFCRMSYQDPSQLSCLPYLEHVGHNHTYNMAPSALDSADLPPPTTLKKGSKEKQADFLDKQMSRDEHRARAMKIPFTNDKIINLPVEEFNELLSKYQLSEAQLSLIRDIRRRGKNKMAAQNCRKRKLDTILNLERDVEDLQRDKARLLREKVEFLRSLRQMKQKVQSLYQEVFGRLRDENGRPYSPSQYALQYAGDGSVLLIPRTMADQQARRQERKPKDRRK from the exons ATGCTTTCTCTGAAGAAATACTTAACGGAAGGACTTCTCCAGTTCACCATTCTGCTGAGTCTGATTGGGGTGCGGGTGGACGTGGATACTTACCTGACCTCACAGCTCCCCCCGCTCCGGGAGATCATCCTGGGGCCCAGCTCTGCCTATACTCAGACACAATTCCACAACCTGAGGAATACCTTGGATGGCTATGGTATCCACCCCAAGAGCATAGACCTGGACAATTACTTCACTGCCCGTCGGCTCCTCAGTCAGGTGAGGGCCCTGGACAGGTTCCAGGTGCCAACCACCGAGGTAAATGCCTGGCTGGTTCACCGGGACCCGGAGGGGTCTGTCTCTGGCAGCCAGCCCAACTCAGGCCTCGCCCTTGAGAGTTCCAGTGGCCTCCAAGATGTGACAGGCCCAGACAACGGGGTGCGAGAAAGTGAAACGGAGCAGGGATTCGGAGAAGATTTGGAGGATTTGGGGGCTGTAGCCCCTCCAGTCAGTGGAGACTTAACCAAAGAG GATATTGATCTGGGGGCTGGACGTGAGGTTTTTGACTATAGTCATCGTCAGAAAGAGCAGGATGTGGATAAGAATCTGCGAGATGGAGGAGAGCAGGAGGACACCTGGGCAGGAGAGGGTGCGGAAGCTCTGGCCCGAAACCTACTAGTGGACGGAGAGACTGGGGAGAGCTTCCCTGCACAG TTCCCAGCAGAAGTTGCCAGCATCACAGAAGCAGTGCCTAGTGAAAGTGAGTCTCCAGCTCTTCAAAACAGTCTCTTGTCTCCTCTCTTGACGGGGACAGAGTCGCCATTTGATTTGGAACAGCAGTGGCAAGATCTCATGTCCATCATGGAAATGCAG GCCATGGAAGTGAACACATCAACAAGTGAAGTTCTGTACAATGCCCCTCCTGGAGACCCCCTGAGCACCAACTACAGCCTTGCTCCCAACACTCCCATCAATCAAAATGTCAGCCTGCATCAGGCATCCCTGGGGGGCTGCAGCCAGGACTTTTCACTATTCAGCCCtgaggtagagagcctgcctgtgGCTGGCAGCTCCACTCTGCTTCCGCTGGTCCCCAGCAATTCCACCAGCCTCAACTCCACCTTTGGCTCCACCAACCTGGCAGGGCTTTTTTTCCCACCCCAACTCAATGGCACAGCCAATGACACAGCAGGCCCAGAGCTGCCTGACCCTCTGGGGGGCCTATTAGATGAAGCCATGCTGGATGAGATCAGCCTGATGGACCTGGCTATCGAGGAGGGCTTCAACCCTGTGCAGGCCTCCCAGCTTGAGGAAGAGTTTGACTCTGACTCTGGCCTCTCCCTGGACTCCAGCCATAGCCCTTCTTCCCTGAGCAGCTCTGAAGGcagctcttcttcctcttcctcctcttcctcttcttccgcttcttcctctgcctcttcctcttcctccttttctgagGAAGGTGCTGTTGGCTATAGTTCTGACTCTGAGACCCTGGATTTGGAAGAGGCTGAGGGTGCAGTGGGTTACCAGCCTGAGTACTCCAAGTTCTGTCGCATGAGCTACCAGGATCCGTCTCAGCTCTCCTGCCTGCCCTACTTGGAGCATGTGGGCCACAACCACACATACAACATGGCACCCAGTGCCCTTGACTCTGCTGACCTGCCACCGCCCACAACCCTCAAGAAAGGTAGCAAGGAGAAGCAGGCCGACTTCCTGGACAAGCAGATGAGTCGGGATGAGCATCGAGCCCGTGCCATGAAGATTCCGTTCACCAATGACAAAATCATCAACCTGCCTGTAGAGGAATTCAATGAGCTGCTTTCCAAATACCAGCTGAGTGAGGCCCAGCTGAGCCTTATCCGTGACATTCGGCGCCGGGGCAAGAACAAGATGGCAGCACAGAACTGCCGCAAGCGCAAGCTGGACACCATCCTGAACCTGGAGCGTGATGTAGAGGATCTGCAACGCGATAAGGCCCGACTGCTGCGAGAAAAGGTGGAGTTCCTGCGGTCACTGCGGCAGATGAAACAGAAGGTCCAGAGCCTGTACCAAGAGGTGTTTGGGCGGCTACGGGATGAGAATGGGAGGCCCTACTCGCCCAGTCAGTATGCACTCCAGTATGCTGGGGATGGTAGTGTCCTCCTCATTCCTCGCACCATGGCTGACCAGCAGGCCCGGCGGCAGGAGAGGAAGCCAAAGGACCGGAGGAAGTGA
- the Nfe2l1 gene encoding endoplasmic reticulum membrane sensor NFE2L1 isoform X5, translated as MTRLDRSSHGGGGHAKDSQPLNSLLAGHRVAQPPSAPGSRASAQDIDLIDILWRQDIDLGAGREVFDYSHRQKEQDVDKNLRDGGEQEDTWAGEGAEALARNLLVDGETGESFPAQVPGGEDQTALSLEECLRLLEATCPFGENAEFPAEVASITEAVPSESESPALQNSLLSPLLTGTESPFDLEQQWQDLMSIMEMQAMEVNTSTSEVLYNAPPGDPLSTNYSLAPNTPINQNVSLHQASLGGCSQDFSLFSPEVESLPVAGSSTLLPLVPSNSTSLNSTFGSTNLAGLFFPPQLNGTANDTAGPELPDPLGGLLDEAMLDEISLMDLAIEEGFNPVQASQLEEEFDSDSGLSLDSSHSPSSLSSSEGSSSSSSSSSSSSASSSASSSSSFSEEGAVGYSSDSETLDLEEAEGAVGYQPEYSKFCRMSYQDPSQLSCLPYLEHVGHNHTYNMAPSALDSADLPPPTTLKKGSKEKQADFLDKQMSRDEHRARAMKIPFTNDKIINLPVEEFNELLSKYQLSEAQLSLIRDIRRRGKNKMAAQNCRKRKLDTILNLERDVEDLQRDKARLLREKVEFLRSLRQMKQKVQSLYQEVFGRLRDENGRPYSPSQYALQYAGDGSVLLIPRTMADQQARRQERKPKDRRK; from the exons ATGACCCGCCTGGACCGCAGCTCTCACGGTGGTGGGGGCCATGCCAAAGACAGCCAGCCCCTTAACTCATTGCTGGCTGGTCACCGGGTGGCCCAGCCCCCCTCTGCTCCTGGGTCCAGGGCTTCTGCTCAG GACATAGATCTGATTGACATCCTTTGGCGGCAGGATATTGATCTGGGGGCTGGACGTGAGGTTTTTGACTATAGTCATCGTCAGAAAGAGCAGGATGTGGATAAGAATCTGCGAGATGGAGGAGAGCAGGAGGACACCTGGGCAGGAGAGGGTGCGGAAGCTCTGGCCCGAAACCTACTAGTGGACGGAGAGACTGGGGAGAGCTTCCCTGCACAG GTGCCTGGTGGGGAGGACCAGACAGCCCTGTCCTTGGAAGAGTGCCTTAGGCTGCTGGAAGCCACCTGCCCCTTTGGGGAGAATGCTGAG TTCCCAGCAGAAGTTGCCAGCATCACAGAAGCAGTGCCTAGTGAAAGTGAGTCTCCAGCTCTTCAAAACAGTCTCTTGTCTCCTCTCTTGACGGGGACAGAGTCGCCATTTGATTTGGAACAGCAGTGGCAAGATCTCATGTCCATCATGGAAATGCAG GCCATGGAAGTGAACACATCAACAAGTGAAGTTCTGTACAATGCCCCTCCTGGAGACCCCCTGAGCACCAACTACAGCCTTGCTCCCAACACTCCCATCAATCAAAATGTCAGCCTGCATCAGGCATCCCTGGGGGGCTGCAGCCAGGACTTTTCACTATTCAGCCCtgaggtagagagcctgcctgtgGCTGGCAGCTCCACTCTGCTTCCGCTGGTCCCCAGCAATTCCACCAGCCTCAACTCCACCTTTGGCTCCACCAACCTGGCAGGGCTTTTTTTCCCACCCCAACTCAATGGCACAGCCAATGACACAGCAGGCCCAGAGCTGCCTGACCCTCTGGGGGGCCTATTAGATGAAGCCATGCTGGATGAGATCAGCCTGATGGACCTGGCTATCGAGGAGGGCTTCAACCCTGTGCAGGCCTCCCAGCTTGAGGAAGAGTTTGACTCTGACTCTGGCCTCTCCCTGGACTCCAGCCATAGCCCTTCTTCCCTGAGCAGCTCTGAAGGcagctcttcttcctcttcctcctcttcctcttcttccgcttcttcctctgcctcttcctcttcctccttttctgagGAAGGTGCTGTTGGCTATAGTTCTGACTCTGAGACCCTGGATTTGGAAGAGGCTGAGGGTGCAGTGGGTTACCAGCCTGAGTACTCCAAGTTCTGTCGCATGAGCTACCAGGATCCGTCTCAGCTCTCCTGCCTGCCCTACTTGGAGCATGTGGGCCACAACCACACATACAACATGGCACCCAGTGCCCTTGACTCTGCTGACCTGCCACCGCCCACAACCCTCAAGAAAGGTAGCAAGGAGAAGCAGGCCGACTTCCTGGACAAGCAGATGAGTCGGGATGAGCATCGAGCCCGTGCCATGAAGATTCCGTTCACCAATGACAAAATCATCAACCTGCCTGTAGAGGAATTCAATGAGCTGCTTTCCAAATACCAGCTGAGTGAGGCCCAGCTGAGCCTTATCCGTGACATTCGGCGCCGGGGCAAGAACAAGATGGCAGCACAGAACTGCCGCAAGCGCAAGCTGGACACCATCCTGAACCTGGAGCGTGATGTAGAGGATCTGCAACGCGATAAGGCCCGACTGCTGCGAGAAAAGGTGGAGTTCCTGCGGTCACTGCGGCAGATGAAACAGAAGGTCCAGAGCCTGTACCAAGAGGTGTTTGGGCGGCTACGGGATGAGAATGGGAGGCCCTACTCGCCCAGTCAGTATGCACTCCAGTATGCTGGGGATGGTAGTGTCCTCCTCATTCCTCGCACCATGGCTGACCAGCAGGCCCGGCGGCAGGAGAGGAAGCCAAAGGACCGGAGGAAGTGA